A genome region from Flavobacterium sp. CFS9 includes the following:
- a CDS encoding FAD-binding and (Fe-S)-binding domain-containing protein, producing MNNDNVFSDSSVPLEQLEKQLVGKLFYDHTMRLLYATDASAYKEMPLAVAIPKTKEDIQKIIAFAREYKSSVIPRAAGTSLAGQVVGNGIIVDISQEFTKIISVDEVNKTAWVEPGVIRDELNLHLKPYKLFFGPETSTSNRCMIGGMVGNNACGARSVIYGSTREHVLEIKGFLADGHEVTFGALTNAEFEDKCNGINVVSPLEQAIYVQAKEILSSASNQILFDDHFPKKTIPRRNTGYALDLLADTMPFKDSKEQFNFCKLIAGSEGTLFFSTAIKLNLVDALKPYSALVCIHFESINESLKANIEALKFQPDSVELIDHYILECTKENIEQSKNRFFVKGDPQAILAVEFLRDSPEEIAIIAKEMEALLRSKNLGYHFPIVYGEDTNKVWALRKAGLGLLSNIPGDAKAVAVIEDTAVDVNDLPDFIEDFNAILKERNLSCVHYAHAATGELHLRPIIDLKTEEGTRLFRMIATDIAHLVKKYKGSLSGEHGDGRLRGEFIPLMLGEEIYQLFVQIKETWDPLGVFNPGKIVNTPPMDTSLRYTAGQDTPMPETYFDFSEHNGILRAAEMCNGSGDCRKTEKSGGTMCPSYMATRDEKHTTRARANMLRETITNSTKNNKFDDDNLVDVLDLCLSCKGCKSECPSNVDMAKLKAETLQQYHDKNGVKLRSRLIGNTPKINKWFAAIPWAYNLSTKGAFGNVVKKTTGFATERKLPLMHKITFAKWMKTYSQEGNFSNGKVYLYNDEFLNYYDVEIGQTAVQLLNRLGYQVEVPKIGISGRTYLSKGMLKEAREIAEQNIKDFEQTIPKDGILIGIEPSAILTFRDEYPDLCRGELKTKAKNFATKALLIEEFLAKELEEGRISSDNFTDKPERIRMHGHCFQKALSSLVPLKKILALPENYTVLNIPSGCCGMAGSFGYEKEHYELSMKIGELVLFPTIRSEEEATLISASGTSCRHQIADGTGRIAQHPVEILYKALK from the coding sequence ATGAATAACGATAATGTCTTTTCCGATAGTTCTGTTCCTTTAGAACAGCTGGAAAAACAGTTAGTAGGTAAATTATTCTACGATCATACCATGCGTTTGCTTTATGCGACGGATGCCAGTGCCTACAAAGAAATGCCCCTTGCAGTTGCCATTCCAAAAACAAAGGAAGATATTCAGAAGATCATTGCTTTTGCGAGAGAGTATAAAAGCAGTGTAATTCCGCGAGCTGCCGGAACATCGCTGGCGGGACAAGTTGTAGGGAACGGAATCATAGTAGATATTTCGCAGGAGTTTACCAAAATTATATCGGTTGACGAGGTGAACAAAACGGCCTGGGTAGAGCCCGGAGTTATACGTGATGAACTGAACCTTCATTTGAAACCCTATAAATTGTTCTTCGGACCTGAGACTTCGACGAGCAATCGTTGCATGATTGGGGGAATGGTAGGCAACAATGCCTGTGGTGCGAGATCGGTTATTTATGGATCGACCCGCGAACACGTGCTTGAAATCAAGGGTTTTCTGGCCGATGGTCACGAAGTCACATTTGGAGCTTTAACCAATGCTGAATTTGAAGATAAATGCAATGGAATTAACGTTGTAAGTCCATTAGAACAGGCCATTTATGTTCAGGCAAAAGAAATTTTATCGTCAGCGTCCAACCAAATTTTGTTTGATGATCATTTTCCTAAAAAAACAATTCCAAGAAGAAATACCGGTTATGCTTTAGATTTACTGGCAGATACTATGCCTTTTAAAGATTCGAAAGAGCAATTCAACTTTTGTAAGCTGATAGCAGGTTCAGAAGGAACTTTGTTCTTTTCAACTGCCATAAAACTGAATTTGGTCGATGCCTTAAAACCTTATTCGGCATTGGTATGTATTCATTTTGAAAGTATTAATGAGTCGCTCAAGGCTAATATTGAAGCTTTAAAATTCCAGCCGGACAGTGTGGAGTTGATTGATCATTATATTTTGGAATGTACCAAAGAAAATATTGAGCAAAGCAAAAATCGTTTTTTTGTAAAAGGTGATCCTCAGGCGATTTTAGCGGTTGAATTTTTAAGAGATTCTCCTGAAGAGATTGCCATTATTGCTAAAGAAATGGAAGCTTTGCTGCGTTCTAAAAATTTAGGGTATCATTTTCCGATTGTTTACGGTGAGGACACTAATAAAGTTTGGGCTTTACGCAAAGCAGGTTTGGGCTTGTTGTCTAATATTCCGGGTGATGCCAAAGCGGTTGCCGTTATTGAAGATACAGCGGTAGATGTAAACGATTTACCGGATTTTATTGAAGATTTTAATGCTATTTTAAAAGAACGAAATTTAAGCTGTGTACACTATGCGCACGCGGCAACAGGAGAACTGCACCTGCGTCCGATTATTGATTTAAAAACCGAAGAAGGAACGAGGCTTTTCAGGATGATCGCGACAGATATCGCGCATTTGGTTAAAAAATACAAAGGTTCTTTAAGCGGTGAACATGGAGATGGCAGGTTAAGAGGTGAGTTTATTCCGCTGATGTTAGGTGAGGAAATTTACCAATTGTTTGTTCAGATTAAGGAAACCTGGGATCCTTTAGGCGTTTTCAATCCCGGTAAAATTGTGAATACACCACCGATGGATACCAGCCTGAGGTATACGGCCGGACAGGATACCCCGATGCCGGAAACTTATTTTGACTTTTCGGAACATAACGGAATTTTGCGTGCTGCCGAGATGTGTAATGGTTCCGGAGATTGCCGAAAAACCGAAAAGAGCGGTGGTACTATGTGTCCGAGTTATATGGCAACACGAGATGAAAAGCACACCACACGAGCCAGAGCAAACATGCTGAGAGAGACGATAACCAATTCTACAAAAAACAATAAGTTTGATGACGACAATCTTGTTGACGTATTGGATTTGTGTTTGAGCTGTAAAGGATGTAAATCTGAATGTCCATCTAATGTAGATATGGCAAAATTAAAAGCCGAAACTTTACAACAATATCATGATAAAAACGGAGTGAAACTTCGCTCCAGACTTATCGGGAATACTCCTAAAATAAATAAATGGTTTGCTGCAATTCCGTGGGCCTATAATTTATCGACAAAAGGGGCTTTTGGAAATGTGGTTAAAAAAACAACAGGATTTGCTACAGAACGAAAATTGCCTTTGATGCACAAAATTACTTTTGCCAAGTGGATGAAAACGTATAGTCAGGAAGGAAATTTTAGCAATGGAAAAGTGTATCTGTACAATGATGAATTTTTAAACTATTATGATGTTGAAATAGGGCAGACGGCTGTTCAACTTTTGAATCGTTTGGGTTATCAGGTCGAAGTTCCCAAAATAGGGATTAGTGGGAGGACGTACCTCTCAAAAGGAATGTTGAAAGAAGCACGTGAAATTGCAGAACAAAATATCAAAGATTTTGAGCAGACGATTCCGAAAGATGGTATTCTGATCGGAATAGAACCCTCGGCGATCTTAACTTTTAGAGATGAATACCCTGATTTATGCCGAGGAGAATTAAAAACCAAAGCAAAAAACTTTGCCACAAAAGCCTTGCTGATTGAGGAATTTTTAGCAAAAGAGCTGGAGGAAGGCAGAATTTCTTCAGACAATTTTACCGATAAACCGGAGCGCATACGTATGCACGGACATTGTTTTCAAAAAGCTTTATCCTCATTGGTACCTCTTAAAAAAATATTGGCTTTACCCGAAAATTATACCGTCCTGAACATTCCAAGCGGTTGTTGTGGTATGGCAGGATCTTTTGGATATGAAAAGGAGCATTATGAGCTGTCGATGAAAATTGGAGAATTAGTTTTGTTTCCAACCATTCGTTCTGAAGAAGAAGCCACGCTAATCTCTGCCTCGGGTACCAGTTGCAGGCACCAGATTGCTGATGGTACGGGCAGAATAGCACAGCATCCGGTTGAGATTTTGTATAAAGCGTTAAAATAG
- a CDS encoding efflux RND transporter permease subunit, with protein sequence MIELFIKRKILSLIISVMIVLLGILALFQLPITQFPDIVPPSVTVTAKYTGANAEVSANAVALPLERAINGVPGMTYMSTVTSNDGLTLIQVFFEVGTDPDLAAVNVQNRVTTILDELPEEVIRAGVTTEKEVNSMLMYLNITSTDKTQDEQFIFNFTDINILQELKRIDGVGRAEIMGQKEYSMRVWLDPQKMLSYAISANEVIASLQKQNISAAPGKVGEGSGQLDNQLQYVIKYGGKFYEPKQYEEIPIRANPDGTILKLKDLSKIEFGSMSYGMVSKTDGKPSASIMLKQRPGSNASEVIASVKEKMAELQKTSFPPGMDYNIAYDVSRFLDASIDEVLKTLVEAFILVAFVVFIFLQDWRSTLIPVLAVPVALIGSFAFMSMMGFSINLLTLFALVLSIGIVVDNAIVVVEAVHVKISEEHMAPLPATISAMKEITGAVIAITIVMSAVFIPVAFLSGPVGVFYRQFSLTMAISIVISGINALTLTPALCAILLKPHNPDEKKASLLNRFFDSFNKWFDNVTAGYIRILAKFADRTTVTAGLLVLFCLLTWGTSKFVPGGFIPSEDQGMVYVSVTTPQGATVERTEKVLDEVTRLAKEIKGVDNVTTLAGYSIVTEIAGASYGMGMINLKDWNDRDISVNEFITKLGEKTKNISDAQIEIFAPPTVPGFGNTSGFELRLLDKSGGTITNTDAVTKNFIKELNASPEIQNSFTSFDATFPQYLIHIDYDQAAKKGISVDNAMSTLQTMLGSFYATNFIRFSQMYKVMVQASPQFRKNPESILDMYLKNEAGEMVPFSTFIKLERVYGPEVLTRYNMYMSAMINGEPADGYSSGEAIAAVEKIAAEKLPGRFEVEWSGMTREEILSGNQTIYIFALCILFVYLLLAAQYESLLLPFPVLLSLPVGVFGSYLALLMVGLDNNIYAQVALVMLIGLLAKNAILIVEFAMAQNKIGRDITEAAIEGARLRFRPILMTSFAFISGLIPLCIASGAGAVGNRSIGTAAAGGMFIGTVFGLVIIPGLYILFAKLEKAMKK encoded by the coding sequence ATGATAGAGTTATTTATCAAACGAAAAATACTATCGTTAATCATTTCGGTGATGATAGTACTCCTCGGTATACTGGCCTTATTTCAGTTACCTATTACACAATTCCCTGATATCGTTCCGCCATCGGTAACAGTAACAGCTAAATATACAGGTGCCAACGCTGAAGTTTCGGCCAATGCAGTCGCATTGCCTCTGGAACGTGCGATTAACGGTGTTCCCGGTATGACCTATATGTCGACAGTTACTTCAAACGACGGTCTGACTCTTATACAAGTCTTTTTTGAAGTAGGAACCGATCCCGATCTGGCAGCCGTAAACGTTCAGAACCGTGTGACGACTATACTCGATGAGCTGCCCGAAGAGGTAATTCGTGCCGGAGTAACCACTGAGAAAGAGGTAAACAGTATGCTGATGTATCTGAACATTACGAGTACAGATAAAACTCAGGACGAGCAATTCATCTTCAACTTCACGGATATTAATATTCTTCAGGAATTGAAACGTATTGACGGTGTCGGGAGAGCTGAAATTATGGGACAAAAGGAATACTCGATGCGGGTATGGCTTGATCCACAAAAAATGCTCTCTTATGCGATATCGGCAAATGAGGTTATTGCTTCTCTTCAAAAACAAAACATCTCTGCTGCACCTGGTAAAGTAGGTGAAGGTTCAGGACAATTGGACAATCAGCTTCAATATGTGATCAAATACGGCGGAAAATTCTATGAACCTAAACAGTATGAAGAAATTCCGATTCGTGCCAATCCAGACGGAACCATTCTAAAATTAAAAGACCTCTCGAAGATCGAATTTGGATCAATGAGTTACGGAATGGTTTCTAAAACCGATGGTAAACCTTCCGCATCTATCATGCTAAAACAGCGTCCGGGTTCGAATGCTTCTGAAGTAATTGCCAGTGTGAAAGAAAAGATGGCCGAACTTCAAAAGACTTCCTTCCCTCCTGGTATGGATTATAATATTGCTTACGATGTATCGCGCTTTTTGGACGCTTCGATTGATGAGGTTTTAAAGACACTTGTCGAAGCCTTTATTTTGGTAGCCTTTGTGGTTTTTATCTTCCTACAAGACTGGCGCTCTACTTTAATACCAGTACTGGCCGTACCTGTAGCCCTTATTGGTTCGTTTGCTTTCATGTCGATGATGGGCTTTTCGATCAATCTGTTAACCCTATTCGCTTTGGTATTATCAATCGGAATTGTGGTTGACAACGCCATTGTAGTAGTCGAAGCCGTCCACGTCAAGATTTCCGAAGAACATATGGCACCGCTGCCGGCAACGATAAGTGCCATGAAAGAAATTACCGGAGCAGTTATTGCGATCACGATTGTAATGAGTGCCGTGTTTATTCCTGTTGCCTTTTTGAGCGGTCCTGTTGGAGTTTTCTACAGACAGTTCTCTTTAACTATGGCGATTAGTATTGTGATTTCGGGAATCAATGCACTTACTTTAACTCCTGCTCTCTGTGCTATTTTACTTAAACCGCATAATCCGGATGAGAAGAAGGCTTCTTTACTGAATCGTTTCTTCGACAGTTTTAATAAATGGTTTGATAATGTAACTGCAGGTTATATCCGAATACTGGCCAAATTTGCAGATCGTACCACAGTTACTGCTGGTTTATTGGTTTTATTCTGTCTGCTTACCTGGGGAACCAGCAAATTTGTTCCGGGTGGATTTATTCCTTCTGAAGATCAAGGAATGGTTTATGTAAGTGTCACTACACCTCAGGGAGCCACTGTAGAACGTACTGAAAAAGTATTGGATGAGGTTACCCGTCTGGCCAAAGAAATTAAGGGTGTCGACAACGTCACCACTCTTGCCGGATACAGTATCGTGACCGAAATTGCAGGAGCTTCTTACGGAATGGGAATGATCAACTTGAAAGACTGGAACGATCGTGATATCTCGGTAAACGAATTCATCACCAAACTGGGAGAGAAAACAAAGAACATCTCTGATGCTCAGATTGAGATTTTTGCCCCGCCAACTGTACCTGGTTTTGGAAATACAAGCGGTTTTGAACTTCGCTTACTGGATAAATCCGGCGGAACGATTACGAATACTGATGCTGTCACCAAAAACTTTATTAAAGAACTAAATGCTTCGCCTGAAATACAAAACTCTTTTACCAGTTTTGATGCTACTTTCCCGCAGTATTTAATTCATATTGATTACGATCAGGCTGCCAAAAAAGGAATTTCGGTAGACAATGCCATGTCAACGTTGCAAACAATGCTGGGTTCTTTTTATGCGACCAATTTTATTCGTTTCTCCCAAATGTATAAAGTAATGGTTCAGGCCAGTCCGCAATTCAGAAAGAATCCGGAAAGTATTCTGGATATGTATCTTAAGAACGAGGCGGGCGAAATGGTTCCGTTCTCTACCTTCATCAAATTGGAACGTGTGTACGGTCCTGAAGTTCTGACCCGATACAACATGTACATGTCGGCCATGATCAATGGAGAACCAGCTGACGGCTACAGTTCCGGTGAAGCAATTGCCGCTGTAGAGAAAATCGCTGCCGAAAAACTTCCGGGCAGGTTTGAAGTGGAATGGTCCGGTATGACACGTGAGGAAATCCTTTCGGGAAATCAAACAATTTACATTTTTGCGTTGTGTATACTGTTTGTTTATTTGCTTCTTGCTGCCCAATACGAAAGTTTACTGCTTCCGTTTCCGGTACTCTTAAGTTTACCTGTTGGGGTGTTCGGATCGTATCTCGCTTTGTTAATGGTTGGACTCGACAATAACATTTATGCTCAGGTCGCACTCGTCATGCTGATCGGACTGCTCGCCAAAAATGCCATTCTGATTGTAGAATTTGCGATGGCGCAGAACAAAATCGGACGAGATATTACGGAGGCTGCTATCGAAGGAGCCCGACTGCGTTTCCGACCTATTTTAATGACTTCTTTTGCTTTTATTTCAGGACTGATTCCTTTATGTATTGCCTCGGGTGCAGGAGCTGTTGGTAACCGTTCGATTGGTACAGCTGCAGCTGGAGGAATGTTCATCGGAACGGTGTTTGGACTTGTTATCATACCGGGTCTTTACATACTGTTTGCAAAACTTGAAAAAGCAATGAAAAAATAA
- a CDS encoding TolC family protein: MKKSLNQYKAVTYQNNQFKSFSLLLVTGMLLLTACSAPKVNDNLAAKALPKNFDITSKKAADSGTTFVPLQTATYFKDEKLEQLLNKATTQNPDYLIMEQRILIANSHLKAAKLALLPSLDFQADASGTRYGKYTMEGVGNFDTNFSQNITDKQRIATGMTPNFFLGGKVSWEADIWGKLSNRKKAARDRYFASQQGMRLLKTKLLGDIAELYYELVALDKQALIYKRNLDTQKHALDIVSAQRSVGKATELAVQQFNAQNNNILAEAEQLNLKIDQAEKALLTLLGEYGGKIERNTDFSSGYLKVLNQKISVDSIIHKRPDVSEAYFELRATNADAKAARAAFFPTVNLGGYVGMNSFSLATFFDSGSFAWQLLGGITAPIFNKGQIKQEFFTANRRQEISFLQYQNTITTAYNELSALLHRTEAFENVLKYKSKEIEHLEIAVNVSNDLYLSGYANYLEIINAQKNKLQAELDFVDIQLKNANAQILLYKALGGGM, translated from the coding sequence ATGAAAAAATCACTAAATCAATATAAAGCAGTTACTTATCAAAACAATCAGTTTAAGTCTTTTTCACTCTTACTGGTAACCGGAATGCTGTTATTGACAGCTTGTTCTGCTCCGAAAGTTAACGATAATCTGGCGGCTAAAGCACTGCCCAAAAACTTCGATATTACTTCAAAAAAAGCTGCTGACAGCGGAACAACTTTTGTTCCGCTGCAAACAGCCACTTATTTTAAGGATGAAAAATTAGAACAATTATTAAACAAAGCGACGACTCAAAATCCGGATTATTTAATCATGGAACAGCGTATCTTAATAGCCAACTCGCATTTGAAAGCAGCTAAGCTGGCTTTATTGCCTTCACTGGATTTTCAGGCCGATGCTTCGGGAACCCGTTACGGAAAATACACCATGGAAGGCGTTGGAAACTTTGATACCAATTTTTCTCAAAACATAACCGACAAACAACGAATTGCAACAGGTATGACTCCGAACTTTTTTCTGGGAGGAAAAGTATCCTGGGAAGCTGATATATGGGGAAAACTAAGCAATAGAAAGAAAGCGGCACGTGACCGCTATTTTGCCTCTCAACAAGGAATGCGGTTGCTAAAAACTAAGCTCTTAGGCGACATTGCTGAACTGTACTACGAACTGGTAGCCTTAGACAAACAAGCTCTAATTTACAAACGAAACCTTGATACTCAAAAACATGCCCTAGATATTGTCTCGGCACAGCGATCTGTTGGAAAGGCCACAGAACTTGCCGTACAGCAATTCAATGCCCAAAACAACAATATACTGGCAGAGGCAGAACAATTAAATCTTAAAATCGATCAGGCAGAAAAGGCATTACTTACGCTACTTGGAGAGTACGGCGGGAAAATCGAAAGAAACACTGATTTTTCATCAGGTTATCTTAAAGTCTTAAACCAAAAAATAAGTGTAGACTCTATCATACACAAAAGACCCGATGTGTCGGAAGCTTACTTTGAATTGAGGGCTACAAATGCAGATGCCAAAGCGGCTCGTGCAGCTTTCTTTCCAACTGTAAACCTAGGTGGATACGTGGGAATGAACTCTTTTTCATTAGCAACTTTTTTTGACAGCGGTTCGTTTGCCTGGCAGTTATTAGGCGGAATCACCGCTCCGATATTCAATAAAGGCCAAATCAAACAGGAGTTTTTTACTGCCAATCGTAGACAGGAAATTTCTTTTCTTCAATATCAAAACACAATTACAACTGCTTATAATGAACTAAGTGCCTTATTGCACCGAACTGAAGCTTTTGAAAATGTGCTGAAATATAAATCTAAAGAAATTGAGCATCTTGAAATTGCCGTGAATGTTTCCAATGATTTGTATCTGAGTGGTTACGCCAATTACCTTGAAATTATCAATGCGCAAAAAAACAAATTACAGGCTGAGCTTGATTTTGTAGATATTCAATTGAAAAATGCAAATGCACAGATCTTACTGTATAAGGCTTTAGGAGGGGGAATGTAA
- a CDS encoding aminotransferase class III-fold pyridoxal phosphate-dependent enzyme — translation MIFSEAAIQDLVKEHYGLNVTVKALNGYDELNFLLSNEKNEKYILKVSNESHPFPFLEAQINIIQHLKKSPVSNCFQHFSINKHGEELTKIVGNSQTYYIRILNFLEGVFWVDEKAKTKELQYDLGNFLGKMDHALQDFSHPAMHRNYTWDISRASEAADNLKYILNHEKRRIAGYFLLQFDTEVLPQLHRLRHAYVHNDANDYNILVQDNRVSGLIDFGDMVYTALINNLAIACTYAMLDEENPLAVAALIVEGYHKSYALTEPELDVLYYLIAGRLCISVTQSAYNASLDSNNEHHFITEKPAWDLLFKLIQINPIKAQDAFRKACGFEGVITTDDYSNLLEVRKKKIGRNLSIGYQDKLKIVKGALQYLYDDKGRTFVDCVNNPSHVGHCHPVVVRKMQKQIATLNTNTRYLNDAITAYAEKLTATLPSKLSVCYFVNSGSEANDLAIRMSRHFTKQKDIIVLDHAYHGTSTVAMEMSPYKFDSKGGFGQMPWIHKAINPDLYRGPHKYGDINAGEKYAADVQRIIEELKEENKAPAVFICETLLGVGGQIPLPENYLKTAYDYVRAAGGVCIADEVQVGFGRIGDHFWGFELQNVVPDIVVLGKPIGNGHPLAAVIVTEEIADAFNNGLEYFNTFGGNPVSMTTGLAVLDVIQDEEMQQHALETGNHLMDGLRRLMAKYPIISDVRGHGLFIGAEMVKDRTTMEPAVPEIDFVVEKMKAQGYLLSTDGPLHNVLKIKPPMTFNKQNADEMVRLLDIALSEL, via the coding sequence ATGATTTTTTCAGAAGCAGCTATTCAGGATTTAGTAAAAGAACATTACGGATTAAATGTTACCGTAAAAGCATTAAATGGATATGACGAACTGAACTTTCTTTTATCAAATGAGAAAAATGAAAAGTACATTCTAAAAGTATCAAACGAAAGTCACCCTTTTCCTTTTTTAGAGGCGCAGATTAATATCATTCAGCACTTAAAAAAGAGTCCTGTTTCAAATTGTTTTCAGCATTTCAGTATCAATAAACATGGAGAAGAACTGACTAAAATTGTTGGTAATTCTCAAACCTACTATATCAGAATACTGAACTTTTTGGAAGGTGTTTTTTGGGTAGATGAAAAAGCTAAAACAAAAGAATTACAATATGATCTGGGGAATTTTCTAGGGAAGATGGATCATGCTTTGCAGGATTTCTCACATCCTGCCATGCACCGCAATTATACCTGGGACATCAGTCGTGCGAGTGAAGCAGCGGATAATTTAAAATATATACTAAATCACGAAAAAAGACGTATTGCAGGATACTTTCTTCTGCAGTTTGATACCGAAGTTTTGCCTCAGCTGCACCGTCTGCGTCATGCTTATGTGCATAACGATGCCAATGACTATAACATATTGGTACAGGACAATCGTGTTAGCGGTTTAATCGATTTTGGTGATATGGTGTATACTGCTTTAATCAACAACTTAGCAATTGCCTGTACGTATGCGATGCTGGATGAAGAAAATCCGCTGGCTGTTGCGGCATTAATCGTTGAAGGATACCACAAATCGTATGCTTTAACCGAGCCGGAATTGGATGTATTGTATTATCTGATTGCCGGAAGACTTTGTATAAGTGTCACACAATCGGCTTATAATGCTTCATTAGACAGTAACAACGAACACCATTTTATTACCGAAAAACCAGCATGGGATTTATTGTTTAAACTGATTCAGATTAATCCAATCAAAGCGCAGGATGCTTTTAGAAAAGCCTGTGGTTTTGAAGGCGTAATTACTACTGATGATTATAGTAATCTGTTGGAAGTTCGAAAAAAGAAAATAGGACGTAATTTAAGTATTGGTTATCAGGACAAACTTAAAATTGTAAAAGGTGCTTTGCAGTATCTGTATGATGATAAAGGAAGAACTTTTGTAGATTGTGTCAATAACCCTTCGCATGTGGGGCATTGCCATCCGGTCGTGGTTCGAAAAATGCAGAAGCAGATTGCCACTTTAAATACTAATACCCGTTATTTAAATGATGCAATTACAGCCTATGCAGAAAAACTAACTGCAACCTTACCTTCAAAACTCAGTGTTTGTTATTTTGTGAATTCGGGGAGTGAAGCCAATGATCTGGCGATACGTATGAGCCGTCATTTCACTAAGCAAAAAGATATTATTGTATTGGATCATGCCTACCACGGAACTTCTACCGTGGCGATGGAAATGAGTCCGTATAAATTTGACAGTAAAGGCGGATTTGGTCAGATGCCCTGGATACACAAGGCAATTAATCCTGACTTATACCGTGGACCTCATAAATATGGTGATATTAATGCAGGAGAAAAGTACGCGGCTGATGTACAAAGAATTATTGAGGAATTGAAAGAAGAGAACAAAGCTCCTGCGGTATTCATTTGTGAAACCTTATTGGGAGTAGGAGGTCAGATTCCGTTACCGGAGAATTATTTGAAAACAGCGTATGATTATGTCAGAGCAGCCGGAGGAGTTTGTATTGCTGATGAAGTTCAGGTTGGATTTGGACGAATCGGAGACCACTTTTGGGGCTTTGAACTGCAAAATGTAGTTCCCGATATAGTGGTATTAGGAAAGCCAATCGGTAACGGACATCCATTAGCAGCTGTGATTGTAACCGAAGAAATTGCCGATGCCTTCAACAATGGCCTGGAGTATTTTAACACCTTTGGCGGTAATCCCGTATCGATGACTACAGGATTGGCCGTATTGGATGTCATTCAGGACGAAGAAATGCAACAGCATGCTCTGGAAACCGGAAATCACTTAATGGATGGTCTTAGAAGGTTAATGGCAAAATATCCAATTATTAGTGATGTTCGCGGACATGGTTTGTTTATTGGCGCCGAAATGGTAAAAGACAGAACCACCATGGAGCCAGCTGTTCCTGAAATCGATTTTGTAGTCGAAAAAATGAAGGCTCAAGGCTATTTATTAAGTACAGACGGTCCTTTGCACAATGTGTTGAAAATAAAACCTCCTATGACATTCAACAAACAGAATGCTGATGAAATGGTACGATTGTTAGATATCGCTTTAAGCGAATTGTAG